The genomic stretch CCTCCACGCCGAGGGCGTTCAGGGCCGTGATGACGGTCGGGATCAGGATGAGGATGTAGGCGATCGTTCCGATGATCTGCGAAAGCGGCTGCGCCCCCTCGCCGATTCCCATCCGCTGGCCGAAGGAATCAAGGTTGGCGGCCGCCAGGAGGTTGGTAACGATCTGCCGTACGATCCGGGCCAGCAGCCAGCCGGCCAGCAGATAGATGGCCGCCGTAAAGATGCTCGGGACGGCGCCCAGGATGGAATTCACAACACCGGTCACCGGTTCGACCAGCCCCTGCAGTTCCAAGGCGCTCAGCACCGCCGGAAGGAACAGCAGCAGCACCAGCCAGAACATGCCGTTCGCCAGCGCTTCGGCGACGCTTGTTTTGGGCTGAACCTGAGCCTGCGTCGAAATGCGCTCCTCCAATTTCGTCAAACGGACGGCGCGCAGGACGACAGCCTTGACGATGACGGCGATCAGCCAGGCGACCAGGATGATCACCAGGGCGCCGAGCAGTTTCGGCGCGGCCAGGGCGATCTGGGTCAGCATGGCGTTCAACGGCTCGGCCACCGCCGGCAGCTTGACGATTTGCAGAAAGCCCACCAGCACGAACAGGAGAATAAGGTAGAACACGCCGCTGGCGATCCACTTCTCCACATCCGGCCGCGCCTTTTCAGCTTCTCCGCCGATGACGCCGCTCAAGCGCTCGTTCAATTTTGCGCGCTTCAGCAGGTTGCGGACGACCGCCGAGAGGATCAGCGCGAGCAGCCAGCCGACGAATAAAATCCCGACCCCGGCCAGCAAACTCAACAGATCCCCGCCGATGAGGGTGAGCAATTCTTGACCGATTTGTTCCAGCATAGACTCCTCCTTCTTTGGATGAAACGTACCGGAGTTGCACAACGGAAAAAAGCTTCCGGAAAGCGGCCGGAGATCAAGAAATCG from Anaerolineales bacterium encodes the following:
- a CDS encoding mechanosensitive ion channel, which translates into the protein MLEQIGQELLTLIGGDLLSLLAGVGILFVGWLLALILSAVVRNLLKRAKLNERLSGVIGGEAEKARPDVEKWIASGVFYLILLFVLVGFLQIVKLPAVAEPLNAMLTQIALAAPKLLGALVIILVAWLIAVIVKAVVLRAVRLTKLEERISTQAQVQPKTSVAEALANGMFWLVLLLFLPAVLSALELQGLVEPVTGVVNSILGAVPSIFTAAIYLLAGWLLARIVRQIVTNLLAAANLDSFGQRMGIGEGAQPLSQIIGTIAYILILIPTVITALNALGVEAISQPAITMLTTVMNALPVIFGAVLVLIVAYFAGRLVSMLATNLLAGIGFDKIPEILGLRLPVAKGERSLSEVAGYVVLAAVILLAAIEASSMLGFTFLADILNSILVFGGQVLVALLIFAIGLYLANLAHKAIVAAGGSKAGLLANLARVAILILIAAMSLSQLGVAADVITIAFGVLLGAIGVAAALAFGLGAREAAGRIVENWSKEIEEKK